Within the Debaryomyces hansenii CBS767 chromosome E complete sequence genome, the region ATAATTGGTGCACCTTagatatttatttaagATGTCCGCTAAGATAGAGGATTTTGAAGAAGCGTTTCGGGTTataaaaattgatgaaaataactATGTGGGTGCACATCCGTTGAGGTTACCCATGAGCATTGCAAGAGGTGTTTACGGAGGACATATATGTGCACAAGCTTTAGTAGTTGGCATGGAGTCAGCTCCGGGATATGTTCCTGATTCCTTTCATTTATACTTCATTGGGGCAGGGAGTAATAAAATACCTATGTCGTATAAAGTGACGAAAGTGCTCCATGGAGATGCATATGCCAGTCGATTAATTGAAGTAGTGCAATATGGGcaaattaaatcaaattgCATGGTTACTTTACGAAAGAAAGGTGTTTTGGCGCAGTCTAGTAAGTCCAGTAGAGACAAAAATCTCGACAACCCATCTGAAGTTCCCCATGTTCACACGAAGGATGAAGACCCCAACAAATTGCATATTGTCCACCACACCGATTATATTAGGAATGCATATTCAGATGAATTCTTGGACCATGAATTAGTGCCCCATGAGAAGGACCAGGACCCGTCCGACCGTTGGATCACTGTTTACAGCGGAATTGAGCAACGAAAATCTTTTAAAGACCCCCTTTTCAATTATGTCGGTATAGCAGACTTATCAGACTCTGCTCTCTTAACAACCCTCGCCAGAGTAATGCACTTCCCATGGAACCCCACCGAAAAATATGCTCCGGAAGAGTTTGATAGTAATAGAGATGCACGTACCCTACTCAAAGTGTCCTTCAACATCCTACACATATTCCACTACAATGCAATGTCTTTAGATCaccatatttattttcactCGGACGATTACACGAAAGCATTCGATGTATGTCAAGATTGGTTGACCTTCACTTACCAAGTAAAACGGTTATCCAATCACCGTTCGCTAGTGAGGGGTCATTTATACAACAACGAAGGTAGGTGCGTCGCTACTGTGGTTCAAGAAGGTTTAGCCTACCTTTTTTCGGATGTTGCCAATCACCTTAAACTATAGGAACTATGTTGAATAGCCATGGGCTTCGGTTGGTGCATCCGACCACGTGATTGTGGCATCTCATCGATGATAGTTCCCAACATATTAAACCTCGGTTAAATAGAAAAACTACTTAGGCAGTGTTGCAGGCATGTCAACTGATAAGTGgttttgttgaaaatgatagaagagtattaataaaattattttatatatataggtttacttattctttttcagataaaacttttttttttgcagCATTCATTTACAAGTCACCAATATGTCTGATGTCCtgattaataattctatcaCTGTCCAGCAGTCAAGACTCGAGAAAGCATTCGAATTGCGTAAATTGTCAGATGTCAAATATGAAGGTGTCAAACCATTAGCCAAACCTTCGTTGAATTCCCGTGGTGTTTATGGAGGAAACTTATGTGGCCAGGCATTGCTCGTTGCAATGGAAACGTGTGAAGCTGGGTTTACACCACATTCGCTCCATTCATACTTCATTAAAGCCGGAGATGATACCATGCCATGTCAATATGAGGTAGAAAAGTTAAATGACGGTAAGAACTTCGCCAACAGACTTATCAGAGTATCCCAGAAAGGTCAGATGAAATATATTGTGATGATTTCACTcaccaagaagaattcgCGAGCCAACACCGCCAAAGAGTATGCCAAGGACCCTAAGAAGCAATCACCATTTGAATTTCAGGCCCCAGTAGCCTCGAATTTCTACAAATACAAGCATGAAGATTTACCAGTCACCTACAACGATCATACAAAAACATTACAGCACAAAATTCCTCCAGATTTTGTGGATCACAAGTTAAACCCTGATGAATCGAAAAAATCAGCCGCTGAGAGGGACTTATCGTTTTGGCTTAGAATCGATGATGCTTCCAAAGACCCAAAATACAAGTACGCGGGCTTTGGTATAGTATCAGACTCTCTCTATTTGACTTCCTTGTCAAGAGTATTGCATTTGCCTATTCTGGGTAATGGAATCGGTAGCAGTGGTGGTAAAGGTGATCATTTTTTCTCGGTTTCCTTGGACCACTCAATCTACTTCCACGACGACTCCTTCGACCCTTCCAAATGGgtttttttcaatttttctacTCCAAGATTTAGTAATAACAGGGTTTTATTACAGGGGGGCTATTACGACGAAAATGGTAAATTATTTGCCAGTATTGTCCAAGAGGGCTTGGTGTTTTTCCATAGTGGCTCTGAACATAAAGCTAAATTATAGATTTCCTATTTATTTTCTGTGATCTAAATACACACAACTAATAGACTTACTAATTCCGCTATTATTAGAAGCCTAAAACTTCTGAACTGTATAACCCCTCCCTGAGCGAGTCCCGAGCTTATGGAACTCTGTCGGCTCTGCGCCAACATCTATTTCCTTCGATCTCTTAATATCCACGGTACAATCAATTGTATGAGGAGCACCGTTGGGGAAAAAGAAATCTTGAGGTTTATCCTCGGCACATCACGATCTACAACTCCGCGATACAAATGGTTAAATGGAACACTCATATAAATATCGTTTATGTCCTCCGATTCAAATATGGGGTGATTATTGTGCATTTTATAGTTATATTCACCCCATATATAACACCCGAAGTAACCATGAGTATTGCAGAAGTTTACGACAATGTTACGGTGTGCAAAATAGAAGAGAAGTTCTCTTTACAGAAAATTACAGATACGGTTTTGGAAGGTAATTATCCATTAGAACCATTTCAAGCAGGAGCTAGAGGTACCTATGGCGGTGAGTTTGTTGCGCAGGGAATCTTAGCGGCTTGGGAAACTGTTGAAGACCCAGATTTCAGTCCACACTCGTTTCACtcatatttcttgaaggCTGGGAGCCACGAATCTGTAATGAGATGGGAAGTAACAAAGACTATGCAAGGTAGAAACTACTGCAACAGATTAGTGCATTGTTACCAAAAGCATAACAACCAACTTTGTTTCATATTAACTGCATCTTTTAcaagaaataattcaattcacCAAAGAAAGCTCGATTATGCGACCAACCCTGATAACAAAATACCGTTTGAGTTTCAAAGATCTCctcaatatttctttgacAAGTACTACGATAAGTTGGACGAGATGCCTTATTATGAGCATACGAACGGTAATTTACAGCATATAATCCCCCCAGAATTCCGTACCGGAATGCCTTCCGATTTTCTTTCCCAAGAAACGGGGATGAGAGACATAGGATTTTTCCTTCGAGTCAACGATGACGTCAACTTAGCTAAGGATAAATTGAAAGCCAAGTTGGTCAGCATGGCTTTTGCGTCTGATAGTCTCTATCTCTCGCTTTTAGTGTGCTCATTAGGAATACCTTTGACCATCGACgtctttgaattttttagaGTCAGTTTGGATCATACAGTCTACTATCATGATATCGATTTTGATCCTACAAAGTGGCTCTTTTTAGATTATAGATTTTCGAGAATGAGTAACGACCGAGTCTTGTGTCAATGTCAAGTATTCAACGAAAAGGGTAACATGGTGGTTagtattattcaagaagctATAGCATTAATACCCAAAAAGTTCATTGAAAAGGCTGTAGGTGGCtcatataaattataattggTTTGATACATTCGTATCCTTACGTATAGGTATTTATAATTCTGtgaattaatatttgtatatttatgataatgatacATGGTTTTGCATAGAATTCGGTAGACTCACTTTGCACATGAATAACCGATATAAGCATGCGCCGAAGTCTTTgcaaatatatatagacGGATTTCTCAGCAGACGATAGGCACTACCATATACAATTCAGTTATTGGTGTGCGTTTTATTTTAGTGTCGTCATTTGTCCGgtaataattcaacatGGAAGACGTAGAATACAACTTAGGAGTTAAGCAAATTTCCAAAACCAGATTTCAAGGTAACGCTCCATTAACGAAACCTCACCCATCTTCGCGTGGAGTATACGGTGGAAACCTTGCTGGGCAAGCATTACTAGTGGCAATTAGATCTTCGCCAGAAGGCTTTACTCCACATGCACTTCATTCATTCTTTGTCAAGGCGTGTTCGCCAGACACAGTAGTTGATTATGAAGTCGAAGTTGTAAGTCAAGgtaataatttttgtaaCAGGCTGGTGAAAGCTATCCAAGACGGAGAGATTAAGTATATTGCCAATATTTCGTTAACGAGAaggaattcaaataaagattcgactgaaaaatatttgaagtaTAAGAAAAAGGTAGAAGAACATGGGGAAGACGAAGATGAGACTCCTGTTCAGAAGCCATTTGGCTTTGGTACGCCTTATCCAAAGTGGTTAAAGGATTCACCAGCCGAAAGTTTGAAGCTAGATGTTAGAGGCAAAAACAGACTAATTTATCACAAAATCCCCCCACAAATGAATCAACTAGACATAACCAAAAATGAAGACAAGATTGCACCAAGCGAAAGAAAGCTATCATTCTATGTTAAATGGGGCAATGATGGTGAAGTTGAGATCAAGGATCCTGCGTTCCATTACGTTGGTTTGGGAGTTTTATCTGattccttcttcttgacGAGATTGGCTAGAGTATTGCGAATTCCGGGCCTTGAGTATTCTAATACCGTTCACTATTTTTCCCTTTCCTTAGACCATATAATGTATTTCCATGATACTGATTTTGATGTTACCGAATGGATGGGATTCAGTTTCAAAAATGtcaaattttccaataatagaGCTTTATTAGAAGGCGAAATGTATAATGAGAAAGGGGTTCATGTTGCCACAATTATTCAGGAAGGTTTGGTACACTTCAACGGCATAGAGAGAGACGCCAAGTTGTGaataatcaagaaaaattaatttagatatttattatatgtaGCATTTTTTAGTACAATAAAATTACGATACAAAATCAGCGCTCTTTAAAATCAGTGTAGAATTTGAACttgaattatcatcaaaGTACCCCATCATAACCAAGACTATGGCCATTGATCTGAATATGTTGGATCAGCGGCTAAAGCTGTTGAACAAGCAGGCAATTGATAACTTGATTGATATATTGCATGGAGTTTATACAactaaaaatttattgattttagaCCAACGCTTATCAACACTTATAAACTTTTTAACCCCATTCCTGAAATTAAAGGAAATAGCAAAAATAGATAAAACAATATGGATTGGAGACAACGTAGAGCAGGATATTCTACAGTCATTCGATGggtttattttcattttcaatgaGTCTCATGATAATCTTCAGGCCTTATTAAAGACAATCAAGCAAATtggaaagaaaaagataCATATTATTGTCAAACAATTAACGAAGTCTTTCATTTACGAAACCAATAAAGCTCTTAATGGTAATGTTACATTTGAGAAGATATGTGATATTAATACTGGTAAAGAAGTCATTAAATTTACATCAATGATTAGATTGTATAATTGGGAAATAAATCCAATAGTTATTGACGAGGAGGCGCGAGTGTTATCAATTGAAGCACCCTATGGAGGACTCGACTCTTACTTTAACCAACCATTACTACAATTATATGAATTGtctaattcatttataactttattggaaaattcGTTTAAAGCTTCTGATATGTCATtcttgaagttgaagaatatttatggTAAGGGCGATCATGCGAACTTATTGATTaacataattaataatgaaagaattcCTGAATATTTGAGCTTGAAGCTTTCTTCTTTAGAACAGGAATTTTATTTGACTAAGGCCAGAGGGAATACAGACTTAATAGTTGTCGAGAGGAATTTAGATTTTATTTCAGTCATACTAAACCAGTTGAATTACCAAGGCTTAATCgatgatttatttggtattgatattgacaaCGTTAAAGTTGGAGAGAACAGATacaaattaaatgatgaattgtATAATGAGTTAAAGCATTTGAACTTCGCCTCAATTGGtgttaaattaaataagttAGCAATATTTATTCAGAATGAATTCAGTACTAGAGACAATCTCCAAAGCTTAGGtgaaatgaaaaaattggtaaGCAATTTGGGAAACCTTACTTCGAAGCAGGACTTGATCAAGAAGCATACCTTTTTATCGGAgtcaatattgaattacATTAGAAATggtgatattgaaaataaaccGACCAGATCTAGTAAGAAGTATAacgaatatgaaaaattcctAAACTTCGAGAATGAGTTATTTGACATTGATTATAAAACACATATAAGTTATTTGCGAGACTTCCTTTCAGAGAATTTCAACTATAAAATTGTCTTATCAactataatattaatatcaacAGTAAATGATGGTATTAAAGAAAGGGATTTTGATTGGGtgtataatgaaattttagaCAACTTTGGTATGGAAATTATCTTTGTTATCGACAATTTAGTTGATAATAAAGTTGtgaaaattaatgataataatgacttGCTTGGCGGAGCTCTAACATACTTAACCAATCAAGATAAAagtgatgataatgataaagaaaataaggTCAATACTAAACTAGGTATCTCCGGTGGAAGTAATACGTACAAAAGTAATTACACATTGATAAAcaaattttggaatttaCACCCTCTAGTTGAAGAAACAACAGGAACAAAATCTGGATTGTTGATAGATGAGTATCCTAATCCATCGTTTACCTTGCCATCAAGCACTGTACCATTGCTTTCAAGAATAATTGAATCACTATATGTACGGgactttcttcaatataaaCCTGTGAATAATACTAGCAAAAGACCGAATTGGGATAAACTCGGGTTAGATACAATGTTCCAAGGAAAAACAACTGACATTAACATTGATGATACTCTGGATGATAGAAATACCGATTCGAACGCCGGTCAGGGTGAACAGTATGTAGTGGTCATATTCGTTGGAGGTGTTACAAGAGGAGAAATCAGCTGCCTAAGATATTTAGAACAACGATTGCAGACGATCGGTATCATCAAACGCTTCATTATCCTCACCAGTGGTATAGTGAACAGTGATAAATTGCTTGATGTTTTCAAGAGATAGTTAAATTTGCGCTGGCAACCCTCCTCTTCGTATAGAGTACATAGAGCATAATACTTACAAGCCCGATCCCCCAAGAATACCACTCAATCTTCAAGAATCCAAGTTCTCACGTTCGCATCCTTGGCTGATCCTTCACCATATCTTTATACTACAATCGTGGGGTATCCCCCTGTTTctcaataaaatttattagaaagaaGTATGTATATCCATAGCCAATCTTCCTCACTTCTCTCATTCAAGAAGCTCTACCATcgttcttcaaattcaattttataacATTTATTGTCGTTGTCTTAAAAATGGTgtattcatatatatattaatatgaCATGGTGTTTCGAATGAATTGAATGCAATGTCGTCTAAGCTGAATCTTCAGCTTCTTGTTGCGCCTTCAATTTAGCGTAGTATGCTTCTCTCTTGACAATCAATGGCTTGTGTTCGATATACCAGTATCCAGTAGCTAAAGCAAAGCCACATGCGAAACCAATGCTAATATCAGTAATGATTTTTCTCTTTAATGTACCTGTAATTGGAGCAATAGCCATCTTGTGTTTTCTAACCGTTGTtttaatcaaagaaataacAATTTTATCCCTCGTTTATACATATAGTAGGTTGAGAAAATCAGTTGATgctgaaaatttaaaataaatttcattgGTCAATAATAAGGCTTTTGTgtaatttataaatatggaCTCACTTCATCAAATCCCATTTAGTTTTCATACTATATACATAGTGTCGAATAttataagaaatatattgtaAGATGTTAGCTAGATCAAAGTTGATTACTCAAAAGGTTTCCACCAGAAACTTCCAAACTTCAGCCAGAAGCTTCAACGACATTTTTGGAAGTCCAAAATCCGGTGTTTACTCAAACATTCCTTTCAAGGTCAAGAACAGAAAGATTCCTATTAGTTTTTGGTTCTGGGGTATCACAGGTAGTTTATTTGCATTCCCATTCGTTAGTACTTACTGGCATTTAAAGAAGGCTGGTTCATTCATGgaataaattgtttaatttaGGTTACTATATACTAAATATCAAATCTTACTTTTTTAATTACAGGTTTATCAATTGAgttctttcttttcaaattcgGATGAGATGTAGGCGGATGGATCCAATCTTCATCGACAATGCTGTGTTCTGGGTCGTACGAGTCGACGGGGTTCTCGTTGATCTCGTTGATGGGGGATTTGGAGATTTCGTTCTTGGGGGATCCTAGGAACGAGTCCATAAAGTTTACTGACCCTAGATTCAATCCCAAGGAGTTAGTCAATGGTTCGGGTGTGGAAGAGGATGATTTGGGTTCTTCTTGTAGGTTGTTGAACGGGGCTTTCACTGGACGTGCCACTTCGGGTTTCGGAATCTGTGATATGCGCTCTACTATTGGTTTGCCCCAATCATTCACGTACTCTAATAGATCTGGATCTTCAGATATAGGCGTATTGAAGTGgaaaaacttcaaattgGGGGTTAGGTCGATTTCAATCTTAATTTGACTGGTATCTTCCTTAAACGTATTCAGACCCAAAAATTGCTTCTGCTGGAAACTTTGATCATCCATCACCTTCCTTGCCCCCTGTAGATCGGTGTGATAGGACGTAACGTTGTTTTCGAACTCTTGCTTCGAATTGCTTAGAATACTGTCGCTAACATTATTGATTACCGAGATAACATTATTTCGAATCCTATTATTAGCATCAAGGAACTCCTTTACCTTTTCATTTGTCTGGGgaaatttttccaattcgCCGTTTAGTACAATGATGTACTGCAATAAGCAGTTGCCTTCTCTCAATAGCATATCAGGAGTTAGTTTCAATGGAAGACTCGGCTGATTTGTTTGACTAATCGAGGTGGCTCGTATTATAAACTGCTCGATCTTTTGTATAACTTTTGCAGGGAATAACTCCAACCCAGAATTGGTCCTACCATTGCTCCACGTCTTGAAGAGATTAATTAAGTTTTGTCTTGTGGGTGTATCCGTCACAACCAAGTAAGTTTCagtgaaaattttatagaGCCTCgatccaaataataaattgtatgGATTCCCTATATTCTTACAAATAGAATCTAGTAAATAAACCGTAAAAAGCTTATACTGTGGCAAacattttttaattctttcttctataatatcaacaatttccGATGCCTGGTCTGTACTCTTTTCTGCAATGGTTGTTAGTTCAGTAATCAACGTTCGGGAATTCAATGTCAATGACGATAGTAAGTGTTGGTAATAGTCAGGATTGAAAGGTTCGTCTATGTCCATTATTACTTTACTTTATAATACAAGAGAGAAAGTTACCAGAATGTACAAATAAAATGATTGCAAGATTCTTACTTTTTATAATCAGTTTTGcacaaatattattatggtTTGAATAAGAGTGTTCATTAAGTAAATAGCTAGCCAATAACTAGCGATTATTTACTATActttatttttgatttatagTGATGGATAAGAAGAGATATAAGATGGTCCAATTTTCATGTCGCGGTTTTGTGTTTATTAGCATCATCACCACATTAAgatgatattcttcattgaaACCTTACCAATTTCAACGTAGAGTATATGAAGAGGACATTACTATGTAGTTCATAAGGATGGATTGGTATAGGTAGAGTCATCTCGTCCATTTTGTAGCGTAATGGTTATTGCAAATTGAGAAGTCCGTTCGGACCCCCTCTAGTATGACCACCAATCACTTTTACATTCTACAAAATTAAGGCCATCTTCAGGTTATGTAACGTGGTAGAATATGTTGCACAATGTACTACTTATCGAAGTATTTTCGTTATTCGGATGTCTTCTCCTCTGATTGACTCGAGAATAGCGGAACCGGAGTTAGCAGTGCGGAATCGCTTTTTTGTTGACTCACTCCAACCTTTCATATAAATTGAACGTAGCCATATAAATCGGCAAACGTTTTTAAGTTGATTTAGTGGattaatatacaattgAATCATAAAATATGTTCAGAAATGGAGTCATGAGAAACCCAGCTATGTCTGGGTACAGCAAATATTCAATGCGTTCATTTTCGTCGAGTTTAATCAACTTGGACAAAATTAAAGTGAAAAATCCGATTGTCGAATTAGATGGTGATGAAATGACCAGAATCATCTGGCAAAGAATCAAGGACAAATTAATTAACCCATACTTGGATGttgatttgaaatattacgATTTAGGTATTGAAAGTAGAGATAAAACAGACGATCAGATCACCATTGATGCGGCCAACGCCATTAAGGAATACGGGGTTGGTGTCAAGTGTGCTACGATCACACCTGATGAATCCagagttgaagaatttaacttgaagaagatgtGGTTGTCGCCAAATGGTACcattagaaatattttagGAGGTACCGTTTTCAGGGAAGCCATTATTATTCCTAGAATTCCAAGATTGGTACCAGGATGGAAGGAACCTATTGTCATTGGTAGACATGCACATGGTGACCAATATAAGGCTACTGACTTGGTCATTAACGAACCGGGTAAATTGGAAATGACTTTTACCCCAGAAAACGGTGGAGCTCCAGAAACTAGAACTGTGTACGATTACAAGGGACCTGGTGTCGGTTTAGCTATGTATAATACCGATGAGTCCATCATTGGTTTTGCCCATTCTTCCTTCAAGATGGCATTAACTAAGAAATTACCATTATACTTGTCAACCAAAAACactattttgaagaaatacgATGGAAGATTCAAAGACATTTTCCATGAAATTTATGAATCCACCtacaaaaaagaatttgaaaccAATAACATCTGGTACGAACATAgattaattgatgatatgGTTGCACAAATGATTAAATCTAAGGGTGGTTTTGTCATGGCCTTGAAGAACTATGATGGTGATGTGCAATCTGATATTGTTGCCCAAGGATTTGGTTCATTGGGTTTAATGACTTCTGTTTTGATGACCCCAGATGGTAAGACCTTCGAAAGTGAAGCTGCACACGGTACTGTCACAAGACATTTCAGACAACATCAACAAGGTAAGGAAACTTCAACCAACTCGATTGCCTCCATTTTTGCCTGGACTAGAGGTATTGCTCAAAGAGGTAGATTAGATGACACCCCAGATGTCGTAAAATTCGCCGAAATTGTGGAAAAGGCTACCTTTGATACTGTTCAAGAAGATGGTATTATGACTAAGGATTTGGCTTTAGCTCTTGGCAGAACCGATAGAGAATCCTACGTAACCACAACTGAATTTTTGGATGCAGTTTCTGACAAGTTACAGAAACAAGTCCAAGTTTAGAACTGgcaaatataattttttaattcttttggAGTCATAAATAGCAATCAGGAAATGCTTATGATTTCCATTACGTAAATATAAACAATATATACATTAATGAACATGTTA harbors:
- a CDS encoding DEHA2E10516p (similar to ca|CA1609|CaTES11 Candida albicans CaTES11 Thiosterase (by homology)) — protein: MSAKIEDFEEAFRVIKIDENNYVGAHPLRLPMSIARGVYGGHICAQALVVGMESAPGYVPDSFHLYFIGAGSNKIPMSYKVTKVLHGDAYASRLIEVVQYGQIKSNCMVTLRKKGVLAQSSKSSRDKNLDNPSEVPHVHTKDEDPNKLHIVHHTDYIRNAYSDEFLDHELVPHEKDQDPSDRWITVYSGIEQRKSFKDPLFNYVGIADLSDSALLTTLARVMHFPWNPTEKYAPEEFDSNRDARTLLKVSFNILHIFHYNAMSLDHHIYFHSDDYTKAFDVCQDWLTFTYQVKRLSNHRSLVRGHLYNNEGRCVATVVQEGLAYLFSDVANHLKL
- a CDS encoding DEHA2E10538p (similar to ca|CA1608|CaTES12 Candida albicans CaTES12 Thiosterase (by homology)) yields the protein MSDVSINNSITVQQSRLEKAFELRKLSDVKYEGVKPLAKPSLNSRGVYGGNLCGQALLVAMETCEAGFTPHSLHSYFIKAGDDTMPCQYEVEKLNDGKNFANRLIRVSQKGQMKYIVMISLTKKNSRANTAKEYAKDPKKQSPFEFQAPVASNFYKYKHEDLPVTYNDHTKTLQHKIPPDFVDHKLNPDESKKSAAERDLSFWLRIDDASKDPKYKYAGFGIVSDSLYLTSLSRVLHLPISGNGIGSSGGKGDHFFSVSLDHSIYFHDDSFDPSKWVFFNFSTPRFSNNRVLLQGGYYDENGKLFASIVQEGLVFFHSGSEHKAKL
- a CDS encoding DEHA2E10560p (weakly similar to ca|CA1608|CaTES12 Candida albicans CaTES12 Thiosterase (by homology)); protein product: MVKWNTHINIVYVLRFKYGVIIVHFIVIFTPYITPEVTMSIAEVYDNVTVCKIEEKFSLQKITDTVLEGNYPLEPFQAGARGTYGGEFVAQGILAAWETVEDPDFSPHSFHSYFLKAGSHESVMRWEVTKTMQGRNYCNRLVHCYQKHNNQLCFILTASFTRNNSIHQRKLDYATNPDNKIPFEFQRSPQYFFDKYYDKLDEMPYYEHTNGNLQHIIPPEFRTGMPSDFLSQETGMRDIGFFLRVNDDVNLAKDKLKAKLVSMAFASDSLYLSLLVCSLGIPLTIDVFEFFRVSLDHTVYYHDIDFDPTKWLFLDYRFSRMSNDRVLCQCQVFNEKGNMVVSIIQEAIALIPKKFIEKAVGGSYKL
- a CDS encoding DEHA2E10582p (similar to ca|CA1608|CaTES12 Candida albicans CaTES12 Thiosterase (by homology)), with protein sequence MEDVEYNLGVKQISKTRFQGNAPLTKPHPSSRGVYGGNLAGQALLVAIRSSPEGFTPHALHSFFVKACSPDTVVDYEVEVVSQGNNFCNRSVKAIQDGEIKYIANISLTRRNSNKDSTEKYLKYKKKVEEHGEDEDETPVQKPFGFGTPYPKWLKDSPAESLKLDVRGKNRLIYHKIPPQMNQLDITKNEDKIAPSERKLSFYVKWGNDGEVEIKDPAFHYVGLGVLSDSFFLTRLARVLRIPGLEYSNTVHYFSLSLDHIMYFHDTDFDVTEWMGFSFKNVKFSNNRALLEGEMYNEKGVHVATIIQEGLVHFNGIERDAKL
- a CDS encoding DEHA2E10604p (weakly similar to uniprot|P20795 Saccharomyces cerevisiae YLR396C VPS33 vacuolar sorting protein essential for vacuolar morphogenesis and function), giving the protein MAIDSNMLDQRLKSLNKQAIDNLIDILHGVYTTKNLLILDQRLSTLINFLTPFSKLKEIAKIDKTIWIGDNVEQDILQSFDGFIFIFNESHDNLQALLKTIKQIGKKKIHIIVKQLTKSFIYETNKALNGNVTFEKICDINTGKEVIKFTSMIRLYNWEINPIVIDEEARVLSIEAPYGGLDSYFNQPLLQLYELSNSFITLLENSFKASDMSFLKLKNIYGKGDHANLLINIINNERIPEYLSLKLSSLEQEFYLTKARGNTDLIVVERNLDFISVILNQLNYQGLIDDLFGIDIDNVKVGENRYKLNDELYNELKHLNFASIGVKLNKLAIFIQNEFSTRDNLQSLGEMKKLVSNLGNLTSKQDLIKKHTFLSESILNYIRNGDIENKPTRSSKKYNEYEKFLNFENELFDIDYKTHISYLRDFLSENFNYKIVLSTIILISTVNDGIKERDFDWVYNEILDNFGMEIIFVIDNLVDNKVVKINDNNDLLGGALTYLTNQDKSDDNDKENKVNTKLGISGGSNTYKSNYTLINKFWNLHPLVEETTGTKSGLLIDEYPNPSFTLPSSTVPLLSRIIESLYVRDFLQYKPVNNTSKRPNWDKLGLDTMFQGKTTDINIDDTSDDRNTDSNAGQGEQYVVVIFVGGVTRGEISCLRYLEQRLQTIGIIKRFIILTSGIVNSDKLLDVFKR
- a CDS encoding DEHA2E10626p (similar to uniprot|P07255 Saccharomyces cerevisiae YDL067C COX9 Subunit VIIa of cytochrome c oxidase which is the terminal member of the mitochondrial inner membrane electron transport chain), encoding MAIAPITGTLKRKIITDISIGFACGFALATGYWYIEHKPLIVKREAYYAKLKAQQEAEDSA
- a CDS encoding DEHA2E10648p (weakly similar to uniprot|P04039 Saccharomyces cerevisiae YLR395C COX8 Subunit VIII of cytochrome c oxidase which is the terminal member of the mitochondrial inner membrane electron transport chain): MLARSKLITQKVSTRNFQTSARSFNDIFGSPKSGVYSNIPFKVKNRKIPISFWFWGITGSLFAFPFVSTYWHLKKAGSFME
- a CDS encoding DEHA2E10670p (some similarities with uniprot|P39081 Saccharomyces cerevisiae YDR228C PCF11 mRNA 3' end processing factor essential component of cleavage and polyadenylation factor IA (CF IA) involved in pre-mRNA 3' end processing and in transcription termination), giving the protein MDIDEPFNPDYYQHLLSSLTLNSRTLITELTTIAEKSTDQASEIVDIIEERIKKCLPQYKLFTVYLLDSICKNIGNPYNLLFGSRLYKIFTETYLVVTDTPTRQNLINLFKTWSNGRTNSGLELFPAKVIQKIEQFIIRATSISQTNQPSLPLKLTPDMLLREGNCLLQYIIVLNGELEKFPQTNEKVKEFLDANNRIRNNVISVINNVSDSILSNSKQEFENNVTSYHTDLQGARKVMDDQSFQQKQFLGSNTFKEDTSQIKIEIDLTPNLKFFHFNTPISEDPDLLEYVNDWGKPIVERISQIPKPEVARPVKAPFNNLQEEPKSSSSTPEPLTNSLGLNLGSVNFMDSFLGSPKNEISKSPINEINENPVDSYDPEHSIVDEDWIHPPTSHPNLKRKNSIDKPVIKKVRFDI